A single Larimichthys crocea isolate SSNF unplaced genomic scaffold, L_crocea_2.0 scaffold269, whole genome shotgun sequence DNA region contains:
- the cstf1 gene encoding cleavage stimulation factor subunit 1, producing the protein MYRPKPTLKDRQHLYKLIISQLLYDGYTTIANSLINEVKPQNVVSPSEQLMQLAKIGMENDDSAVQYAIGRSDTVAPGVGIDLEFDADVQTMSPEASEYETCYVTSHKGPCRVASYSRDGQLIATGSADASIKILDTERMLAKSAMPIEVMMNETAQQNMENHPVIRTLYDHVDEVTCLAFHPTEQILASGSRDYTLKLFDYSKPSAKRAFKYIQEAEMLRSISFHPSGDFLLVGTQHPTLRLYDVNTFQCFVSCNPLDQHTDTISGVSYNPTANSYVSCSKDGSIKLWDGVSNRCVTTFEKAHDGAEVCSAIFSKNSKYILSSGKDSVVKLWEISTGRTLVKYTGAGLSGRQMHRTQGVFNHTEDYVLLPDERTISLCCWDSRTAERKNLLSLGHNNIVRCIVHSPTNPGFMTCSDDFRARFWYRRTTTD; encoded by the exons ATGTATCGTCCGAAACCGACCCTGAAGGACCGACAGCACCTGTACAAGCTCATCATAAGCCAGCTGCTGTATGACGGCTACACCACCATCGCCAACAGCCTCATCAACGAGGTGAAACCTCAGAACGTGGTGTCTCCGTCTGAGCAGCTCATGCAGCTGGCAAAGATAG GGATGGAGAATGATGACAGTGCCGTTCAGTATGCCATCGGGCGCTCGGATACAGTGGCACCCGGCGTGGGGATCGATCTCGAGTTTGATGCCGACGTCCAGACAATGTCTCCAGAGGCTTCCGAGTATGAGACCTGCTACGTGACGTCCCATAAGGGTCCATGCCGCGTCGCCTCATACAGTCGGGATGGTCAGCTGATTGCCACCGGCTCTGCTGACGCTTCCATCAAGATCCTGGACACTGAACGCATGTTGGCCAAGAGTGCCATGCCTATAGAG GTGATGATGAACGAGACGGCGCAGCAAAACATGGAGAATCACCCCGTCATTCGAACACTGTACGACCATGTAGACGAAGTCACCTGCCTCGCCTTCCATCCCACTGAACAGATTCTAGCTTCTGGCTCAAGAGATTACACACTCAAGCTCTTTGACTACTCAAAGCCGTCTGCAAAAAGagcttttaaatatatacag gAAGCAGAAATGCTGCGTTCCATCTCCTTCCACCCTTCAGGTGACTTCCTCTTGGTGGGAACGCAGCACCCCACCCTCCGCCTATATGATGTCAACACCTTCCAGTGCTTTGTGTCCTGCAACCCGCTGGACCAGCACACGGACACCATCAGCGGCGTCAGCTACAACCCCACCGCCAACAGCTATgtcagctgcagcaaggacggCAGCATCAAGCTGTGGGACGGCGTCTCCAACCGCTGTGTGACCACCTTCGAGAAGGCCCACGACGGAGCCGAGGTCTGCTCTGCCATCTTCTCCAAGAACTCCAAGTACATCCTGTCCAGTGGTAAAGACTCTGTGGTCAAGCTGTGGGAGATCTCCACAGGCCGGACGCTGGTCAAGTACACAG GTGCGGGGCTGAGCGGCCGTCAGATGCATCGCACACAGGGAGTGTTCAACCACACGGAGGACTACGTGCTGCTGCCGGACGAGCGCACCATCAGCCTGTGCTGCTGGGACTCGCGCACGGCCGAGAGGAAGAACCTGCTGTCTCTGGGACACAACAACATCGTCCGCTGCATCGTCCACTCGCCCACCAACCCCGGCTTCATGACCTGCAGCGACGACTTCAGGGCCCGCTTCTGGTACCGCCGCACCACCACAGACTGA
- the cass4 gene encoding cas scaffolding protein family member 4 isoform X3: protein MNKLAKALYDNTAECADELAFRKGDIVMVMDQNVAGTSEWWMCSLYGRHGLAPANRLQLLPPTGTTAASISHVSEKHKLIEAKTDDNVQNIYQIPSVPRPSSSPAYERMDMIYKVPSTPISTSKGPVPSALMHSTDGPEVKPSFFSMGSSPKGEVYDVPSQARRASLFSTTTTPRHMPRTHSLLPISELEKRFDSPESVRCSNPGDCYVYAVPPPLPQDPNYDIPVPSATEAQQKMTGGYNTLPNPCKPEWIYDVPVGPEKQSPTQSSYGTMPSKAICRQLYDTLPAHAWPIQRGSPTPSLYDIPKPSPPKVLPRAPIYDKPPTQRLTEELVYAVPPQEETLPRVLNDPPSDHIPLECRGDPKNSQEFTRVRLQRMRNFLACTSFRDLPVSEESLVQDDDERGRALRLSAADSQRISTASSSSTSSCDSLALSSSSPEPLREVTLSQDEVCRKLLDLQESICRAVPRLMEFVSSHWRSKEHLEKHLKEIKEAAEGIACSLTSFLNFALDVKGNARRLTDANLQTRLYKQLSIVEDSGVILQQTISALSMAGWPLNTLCQDPGQVQTPDQLERFVMVARTVPEDVKRLVSIINANGKLLFKAPQKDAESSNTMGQPETKKSPDGSEQGEDLVEDDNDYVELQTKNDFEKQQKEVQKEPKEKATPVSNKADNKRHSSGSGSSTESSSSSLSEHCKLYFGALQKAIGGFVGSLQDGQPPEKFISQSKLVIMVGQRLVDTMCREAQRGGSSQSLLCKSNHLCALLKQLAVATKKAALHFPDRQALHEAQEFAKELSQRAQHFRISLDL, encoded by the exons ATG aACAAACTTGCGAAAGCCCTGTACGACAACACCGCAGAGTGTGCAGATGAACTGGCCTTCAGAAAAGGGGACATTGTCATGGTGATGGATCAAAATGTGGCCGGCACCAGCGAATGGTGGATGTGCTCTCTTTATGGACGGCATGGTCTGGCCCCGGCGAATAGACTGCAGCTTTTACCACCAACTGGAACCACTGCGGCCTCCATAAGCCATgtgtcagaaaaacacaaattaattgAAGCTAAAACTGATGACAATGTGCAAAATATATACCAGATCCCGAGTGTACCCCGACCCTCCAGCAGCCCAGCTTATGAACGCATGGACATGATCTACAAAGTCCCATCCACTCCTATATCAACTTCAAAAGGTCCAGTCCCATCAGCACTTATGCACAGCACCGATGGACCTGAGGTAAAG CCTTCATTCTTCAGCATGGGGTCCAGTCCAAAAGGGGAGGTTTATGATGTCCCAAGCCAAGCAAGAAGagcttctcttttctct ACAACAACAACTCCAAGACATATGCCACGAACACACTCACTGCTTCCAATTTCTGAGCTGGAGAAAAGATTTGACTCTCCGGAGAGTGTAAGGTGTAGCAATCCAGGAGACTGTTAT GTGTATGCTGTTCCACCACCTTTGCCTCAGGACCCAAACTATGATATCCCTGTTCCCTCAGCCACAGAAGCCCAACAGAAAATGACTGGTGGATACAACACCCTTCCCAACCCCTGCAAGCCTGAGTGGATTTATGATGTACCAGTGGGTCCAGAGAAACAAAGTCCAACCCAAAGCTCCTATGGTACCATGCCCTCCAAAGCCATTTGCAGGCAACTCTATGATACCCTTCCAGCACATGCTTGGCCCATTCAAAGAGGCAGTCCAACTCCCTCGCTTTATGATATACCAAAACCCAGTCCACCAAAAGTGCTGCCAAGGGCCCCTATTTATGACAAGCCCCCAACTCAGAGGCTCACAGAGGAGTTAGTTTATGCGGTTCCACCCCAGGAGGAAACCCTCCCCCGAGTTCTCAATGATCCCCCTAGCGACCATATACCCCTAGAGTGCAGGGGTGACCCAAAGAATTCTCAAGAATTCACAAGGGTGCGTCTTCAGCGAATGAGGAACTTCCTGGCCTGTACATCTTTCCGTGACCTTCCAGTAAGTGAAGAGTCACTTGTGCAGGACGATGACGAGCGAGGTAGAGCCTTACGCCTCTCTGCAGCAGACAGTCAAAGAATCAGCAcagcctccagctcctccaccagctcctgtgACTCTCTGGCTCtgagctcctcctctcctgagCCTCTGCGAGAAGTAACACTCAGCCAGGACGAGGTCTGCCGCAAACTTCTGGACCTGCAGGAGTCCATTTGCAGGGCTGTGCCCCGTCTCATGGAATTTGTCAGCAGTCACTGGAGGAGCAAAGAACATCTGGAGAAACACCTAAAGGAGAtcaaagaagcagcagagggCATTGCCTGTTCTCTGACGTCCTTCCTGAACTTTGCCCTCGATGTTAAGGGTAATGCTCGCCGTTTGACAGATGCCAACCTTCAGACAAGGCTCTATAAACAGCTGTCTATTGTAGAAGACTCTGGCGTGATCCTACAACAAACAATAAGTGCTCTGAGCATGGCTGGCTGGCCCCTCAACACACTGTGTCAGGACCCAGGTCAGGTCCAAACACCTGACCAACTGGAGCGCTTTGTTATGGTGGCACGCACTGTTCCAGAGGATGTCAAGCGCCTGGTGTCTATCATTAATGCTAATGGAAAGCTTCTGTTCAAGGCCCCTCAGAAAGATGCAGAGTCTTCCAACACCATGGGTCAgccagagacaaagaaaagtccTGATGGAAGTGAACAAGGGGAGGATTTAGTGGAGGATGACAATGACTATGTAGAGCTGCAG ACTAAGAATGACTTTGAAAAGCAGCAGAAGGAAGTGCAGAAAGAACCAAAGGAAAAAGCCACACCTGTCTCTAACAAG GCTGATAACAAGCGCCACTCCTCTGGGTCCGGCAGCAGCACAGaatcttcatcatcctcactGTCAGAGCATTGCAAGCTCTACTTTGGTGCTCTCCAGAAGGCCATCGGGGGATTTGTGGGCAGTCTTCAAGACGGCCAGCCACCAGAAAAATTCATCTCGCAAAGTAAGCTGGTGATCATGGTGGGTCAGAGACTGGTGGACACCATGTGCAGGGAGGCCCAACGTGGAGGGTCCAGCCAGAGCCTTCTGTGTAAGAGCAACCACTTGTGTGCTCTCCTGAAGCAGCTGGCTGTGGCCACCAAGAAGGCGGCACTGCACTTCCCGGACAGACAAGCTCTGCATGAGGCTCAAGAGTTTGCAAAAGAACTGTCCCAAAGAGCACAGCACTTTCGGATATCGCTTGACCTCTGA
- the cass4 gene encoding cas scaffolding protein family member 4 isoform X1, producing MNKLAKALYDNTAECADELAFRKGDIVMVMDQNVAGTSEWWMCSLYGRHGLAPANRLQLLPPTGTTAASISHVSEKHKLIEAKTDDNVQNIYQIPSVPRPSSSPAYERMDMIYKVPSTPISTSKGPVPSALMHSTDGPEVKPSFFSMGSSPKGEVYDVPSQARRASLFSTTTTPRHMPRTHSLLPISELEKRFDSPESVRCSNPGDCYVYAVPPPLPQDPNYDIPVPSATEAQQKMTGGYNTLPNPCKPEWIYDVPVGPEKQSPTQSSYGTMPSKAICRQLYDTLPAHAWPIQRGSPTPSLYDIPKPSPPKVLPRAPIYDKPPTQRLTEELVYAVPPQEETLPRVLNDPPSDHIPLECRGDPKNSQEFTRVRLQRMRNFLACTSFRDLPVSEESLVQDDDERGRALRLSAADSQRISTASSSSTSSCDSLALSSSSPEPLREVTLSQDEVCRKLLDLQESICRAVPRLMEFVSSHWRSKEHLEKHLKEIKEAAEGIACSLTSFLNFALDVKGNARRLTDANLQTRLYKQLSIVEDSGVILQQTISALSMAGWPLNTLCQDPGQVQTPDQLERFVMVARTVPEDVKRLVSIINANGKLLFKAPQKDAESSNTMGQPETKKSPDGSEQGEDLVEDDNDYVELQTKNDFEKQQKEVQKEPKEKATPVSNKVQADNKRHSSGSGSSTESSSSSLSEHCKLYFGALQKAIGGFVGSLQDGQPPEKFISQSKLVIMVGQRLVDTMCREAQRGGSSQSLLCKSNHLCALLKQLAVATKKAALHFPDRQALHEAQEFAKELSQRAQHFRISLDL from the exons ATG aACAAACTTGCGAAAGCCCTGTACGACAACACCGCAGAGTGTGCAGATGAACTGGCCTTCAGAAAAGGGGACATTGTCATGGTGATGGATCAAAATGTGGCCGGCACCAGCGAATGGTGGATGTGCTCTCTTTATGGACGGCATGGTCTGGCCCCGGCGAATAGACTGCAGCTTTTACCACCAACTGGAACCACTGCGGCCTCCATAAGCCATgtgtcagaaaaacacaaattaattgAAGCTAAAACTGATGACAATGTGCAAAATATATACCAGATCCCGAGTGTACCCCGACCCTCCAGCAGCCCAGCTTATGAACGCATGGACATGATCTACAAAGTCCCATCCACTCCTATATCAACTTCAAAAGGTCCAGTCCCATCAGCACTTATGCACAGCACCGATGGACCTGAGGTAAAG CCTTCATTCTTCAGCATGGGGTCCAGTCCAAAAGGGGAGGTTTATGATGTCCCAAGCCAAGCAAGAAGagcttctcttttctct ACAACAACAACTCCAAGACATATGCCACGAACACACTCACTGCTTCCAATTTCTGAGCTGGAGAAAAGATTTGACTCTCCGGAGAGTGTAAGGTGTAGCAATCCAGGAGACTGTTAT GTGTATGCTGTTCCACCACCTTTGCCTCAGGACCCAAACTATGATATCCCTGTTCCCTCAGCCACAGAAGCCCAACAGAAAATGACTGGTGGATACAACACCCTTCCCAACCCCTGCAAGCCTGAGTGGATTTATGATGTACCAGTGGGTCCAGAGAAACAAAGTCCAACCCAAAGCTCCTATGGTACCATGCCCTCCAAAGCCATTTGCAGGCAACTCTATGATACCCTTCCAGCACATGCTTGGCCCATTCAAAGAGGCAGTCCAACTCCCTCGCTTTATGATATACCAAAACCCAGTCCACCAAAAGTGCTGCCAAGGGCCCCTATTTATGACAAGCCCCCAACTCAGAGGCTCACAGAGGAGTTAGTTTATGCGGTTCCACCCCAGGAGGAAACCCTCCCCCGAGTTCTCAATGATCCCCCTAGCGACCATATACCCCTAGAGTGCAGGGGTGACCCAAAGAATTCTCAAGAATTCACAAGGGTGCGTCTTCAGCGAATGAGGAACTTCCTGGCCTGTACATCTTTCCGTGACCTTCCAGTAAGTGAAGAGTCACTTGTGCAGGACGATGACGAGCGAGGTAGAGCCTTACGCCTCTCTGCAGCAGACAGTCAAAGAATCAGCAcagcctccagctcctccaccagctcctgtgACTCTCTGGCTCtgagctcctcctctcctgagCCTCTGCGAGAAGTAACACTCAGCCAGGACGAGGTCTGCCGCAAACTTCTGGACCTGCAGGAGTCCATTTGCAGGGCTGTGCCCCGTCTCATGGAATTTGTCAGCAGTCACTGGAGGAGCAAAGAACATCTGGAGAAACACCTAAAGGAGAtcaaagaagcagcagagggCATTGCCTGTTCTCTGACGTCCTTCCTGAACTTTGCCCTCGATGTTAAGGGTAATGCTCGCCGTTTGACAGATGCCAACCTTCAGACAAGGCTCTATAAACAGCTGTCTATTGTAGAAGACTCTGGCGTGATCCTACAACAAACAATAAGTGCTCTGAGCATGGCTGGCTGGCCCCTCAACACACTGTGTCAGGACCCAGGTCAGGTCCAAACACCTGACCAACTGGAGCGCTTTGTTATGGTGGCACGCACTGTTCCAGAGGATGTCAAGCGCCTGGTGTCTATCATTAATGCTAATGGAAAGCTTCTGTTCAAGGCCCCTCAGAAAGATGCAGAGTCTTCCAACACCATGGGTCAgccagagacaaagaaaagtccTGATGGAAGTGAACAAGGGGAGGATTTAGTGGAGGATGACAATGACTATGTAGAGCTGCAG ACTAAGAATGACTTTGAAAAGCAGCAGAAGGAAGTGCAGAAAGAACCAAAGGAAAAAGCCACACCTGTCTCTAACAAGGTACAG GCTGATAACAAGCGCCACTCCTCTGGGTCCGGCAGCAGCACAGaatcttcatcatcctcactGTCAGAGCATTGCAAGCTCTACTTTGGTGCTCTCCAGAAGGCCATCGGGGGATTTGTGGGCAGTCTTCAAGACGGCCAGCCACCAGAAAAATTCATCTCGCAAAGTAAGCTGGTGATCATGGTGGGTCAGAGACTGGTGGACACCATGTGCAGGGAGGCCCAACGTGGAGGGTCCAGCCAGAGCCTTCTGTGTAAGAGCAACCACTTGTGTGCTCTCCTGAAGCAGCTGGCTGTGGCCACCAAGAAGGCGGCACTGCACTTCCCGGACAGACAAGCTCTGCATGAGGCTCAAGAGTTTGCAAAAGAACTGTCCCAAAGAGCACAGCACTTTCGGATATCGCTTGACCTCTGA
- the cass4 gene encoding cas scaffolding protein family member 4 isoform X2: MNKLAKALYDNTAECADELAFRKGDIVMVMDQNVAGTSEWWMCSLYGRHGLAPANRLQLLPPTGTTAASISHVSEKHKLIEAKTDDNVQNIYQIPSVPRPSSSPAYERMDMIYKVPSTPISTSKGPVPSALMHSTDGPEPSFFSMGSSPKGEVYDVPSQARRASLFSTTTTPRHMPRTHSLLPISELEKRFDSPESVRCSNPGDCYVYAVPPPLPQDPNYDIPVPSATEAQQKMTGGYNTLPNPCKPEWIYDVPVGPEKQSPTQSSYGTMPSKAICRQLYDTLPAHAWPIQRGSPTPSLYDIPKPSPPKVLPRAPIYDKPPTQRLTEELVYAVPPQEETLPRVLNDPPSDHIPLECRGDPKNSQEFTRVRLQRMRNFLACTSFRDLPVSEESLVQDDDERGRALRLSAADSQRISTASSSSTSSCDSLALSSSSPEPLREVTLSQDEVCRKLLDLQESICRAVPRLMEFVSSHWRSKEHLEKHLKEIKEAAEGIACSLTSFLNFALDVKGNARRLTDANLQTRLYKQLSIVEDSGVILQQTISALSMAGWPLNTLCQDPGQVQTPDQLERFVMVARTVPEDVKRLVSIINANGKLLFKAPQKDAESSNTMGQPETKKSPDGSEQGEDLVEDDNDYVELQTKNDFEKQQKEVQKEPKEKATPVSNKVQADNKRHSSGSGSSTESSSSSLSEHCKLYFGALQKAIGGFVGSLQDGQPPEKFISQSKLVIMVGQRLVDTMCREAQRGGSSQSLLCKSNHLCALLKQLAVATKKAALHFPDRQALHEAQEFAKELSQRAQHFRISLDL, translated from the exons ATG aACAAACTTGCGAAAGCCCTGTACGACAACACCGCAGAGTGTGCAGATGAACTGGCCTTCAGAAAAGGGGACATTGTCATGGTGATGGATCAAAATGTGGCCGGCACCAGCGAATGGTGGATGTGCTCTCTTTATGGACGGCATGGTCTGGCCCCGGCGAATAGACTGCAGCTTTTACCACCAACTGGAACCACTGCGGCCTCCATAAGCCATgtgtcagaaaaacacaaattaattgAAGCTAAAACTGATGACAATGTGCAAAATATATACCAGATCCCGAGTGTACCCCGACCCTCCAGCAGCCCAGCTTATGAACGCATGGACATGATCTACAAAGTCCCATCCACTCCTATATCAACTTCAAAAGGTCCAGTCCCATCAGCACTTATGCACAGCACCGATGGACCTGAG CCTTCATTCTTCAGCATGGGGTCCAGTCCAAAAGGGGAGGTTTATGATGTCCCAAGCCAAGCAAGAAGagcttctcttttctct ACAACAACAACTCCAAGACATATGCCACGAACACACTCACTGCTTCCAATTTCTGAGCTGGAGAAAAGATTTGACTCTCCGGAGAGTGTAAGGTGTAGCAATCCAGGAGACTGTTAT GTGTATGCTGTTCCACCACCTTTGCCTCAGGACCCAAACTATGATATCCCTGTTCCCTCAGCCACAGAAGCCCAACAGAAAATGACTGGTGGATACAACACCCTTCCCAACCCCTGCAAGCCTGAGTGGATTTATGATGTACCAGTGGGTCCAGAGAAACAAAGTCCAACCCAAAGCTCCTATGGTACCATGCCCTCCAAAGCCATTTGCAGGCAACTCTATGATACCCTTCCAGCACATGCTTGGCCCATTCAAAGAGGCAGTCCAACTCCCTCGCTTTATGATATACCAAAACCCAGTCCACCAAAAGTGCTGCCAAGGGCCCCTATTTATGACAAGCCCCCAACTCAGAGGCTCACAGAGGAGTTAGTTTATGCGGTTCCACCCCAGGAGGAAACCCTCCCCCGAGTTCTCAATGATCCCCCTAGCGACCATATACCCCTAGAGTGCAGGGGTGACCCAAAGAATTCTCAAGAATTCACAAGGGTGCGTCTTCAGCGAATGAGGAACTTCCTGGCCTGTACATCTTTCCGTGACCTTCCAGTAAGTGAAGAGTCACTTGTGCAGGACGATGACGAGCGAGGTAGAGCCTTACGCCTCTCTGCAGCAGACAGTCAAAGAATCAGCAcagcctccagctcctccaccagctcctgtgACTCTCTGGCTCtgagctcctcctctcctgagCCTCTGCGAGAAGTAACACTCAGCCAGGACGAGGTCTGCCGCAAACTTCTGGACCTGCAGGAGTCCATTTGCAGGGCTGTGCCCCGTCTCATGGAATTTGTCAGCAGTCACTGGAGGAGCAAAGAACATCTGGAGAAACACCTAAAGGAGAtcaaagaagcagcagagggCATTGCCTGTTCTCTGACGTCCTTCCTGAACTTTGCCCTCGATGTTAAGGGTAATGCTCGCCGTTTGACAGATGCCAACCTTCAGACAAGGCTCTATAAACAGCTGTCTATTGTAGAAGACTCTGGCGTGATCCTACAACAAACAATAAGTGCTCTGAGCATGGCTGGCTGGCCCCTCAACACACTGTGTCAGGACCCAGGTCAGGTCCAAACACCTGACCAACTGGAGCGCTTTGTTATGGTGGCACGCACTGTTCCAGAGGATGTCAAGCGCCTGGTGTCTATCATTAATGCTAATGGAAAGCTTCTGTTCAAGGCCCCTCAGAAAGATGCAGAGTCTTCCAACACCATGGGTCAgccagagacaaagaaaagtccTGATGGAAGTGAACAAGGGGAGGATTTAGTGGAGGATGACAATGACTATGTAGAGCTGCAG ACTAAGAATGACTTTGAAAAGCAGCAGAAGGAAGTGCAGAAAGAACCAAAGGAAAAAGCCACACCTGTCTCTAACAAGGTACAG GCTGATAACAAGCGCCACTCCTCTGGGTCCGGCAGCAGCACAGaatcttcatcatcctcactGTCAGAGCATTGCAAGCTCTACTTTGGTGCTCTCCAGAAGGCCATCGGGGGATTTGTGGGCAGTCTTCAAGACGGCCAGCCACCAGAAAAATTCATCTCGCAAAGTAAGCTGGTGATCATGGTGGGTCAGAGACTGGTGGACACCATGTGCAGGGAGGCCCAACGTGGAGGGTCCAGCCAGAGCCTTCTGTGTAAGAGCAACCACTTGTGTGCTCTCCTGAAGCAGCTGGCTGTGGCCACCAAGAAGGCGGCACTGCACTTCCCGGACAGACAAGCTCTGCATGAGGCTCAAGAGTTTGCAAAAGAACTGTCCCAAAGAGCACAGCACTTTCGGATATCGCTTGACCTCTGA